From the Drechmeria coniospora strain ARSEF 6962 chromosome 02, whole genome shotgun sequence genome, the window GCGAGCTGCCTGTGAAGATTTTTTGATATCCGACGCTGctttcgccgtcgacaccgtTTCCGGTCCCGCATCATCGTCGCTttcctcgtccgagacgTCCTGCCTTGTAGTCTTGCCGGTGGGCACCGGAGCGATCCATTCCTTGTctgccttgccgtcgtcgtcaaaggtGATGAGAGTCACCTTGGaggccgtctcctcctgcGCCGGAGCCGCCTCACCCTTTGATCGCACCGGCAGCTTCTGCCGTTTCGTCGTCTCCGACGATGTAGAGGCCGAGGGCTGCGCCAGCGCTGCCGTTTTCCTCTTGCGCGTTTGAACGACCATCGTGGAGGCGATGGGAAGCGGTGGAGGGAATCGCGCGAGGTGGGTGAGCGGCCAAGTCAAGTACCGCAGTGGAATGGGATCGGTTGATGTGCCTGTCGAATTGGTCCTTGAGTGGTGAGAAGTACAATACTTTGTCAGCACGGCCCGTGTTGAATGTGTGTTGTCTTGAACGGAGCGACGCAAAATATCGCCAGACTTTTAACTTTTTGGTCTTCAAAAATTTAGCCGTATGGACCTTGATCGCGACGTCTCTCTGCTTGTGGGTCTGGTTGGTCGGCATGCAGCTCGAGTGGGGCCTTGGTCCGTCGATGTTGGCAAGCCGAGTGCATGGCTACTCAGGCACACACAGACATGACACCATTCGGCTCCATTTCCTACCATTCATGAGGAGACATGGCTTTCGGGTTCCTGCGATAATACATGACGCCCTAGGCTTTTTGCGTAGCTGACACGAGAGAGCCGAAGCCTTTCTTTGGAGGCTGCTTCCGCGACTCGAGGCTGCGTCCGACTCGAGGCTGCGTCCGACTCGACACCTCTCATCATGGCCATCCGTCCCAGCTTGAGGACGTGCACCGCCCTTCTGATAAATCggtcttcttcctcttcgtCCGTGGCTTTAACCCGCCGCTCTGCACCTTGTCCGTATGCCACGGAAAGTGCCCTGGCACCAGCTGGTGGCCAGCGCAGGCGATATGCTGTTCCCCGAGCGCCGAGGGTTGGAACCTCGTACTCGGAAGTCTTCACGCTCTCCGACATCTCCCAAGAAGCACTCGGCAGCATAATTTCGAGAAGCGGCAACGTCGACACATCTCTGTCGGCAGAGAAGTGTTATGAATACGCAGGGCGCTTCTCGCAGGCCATCAAGGATGGCTCAAGCCCCTGGGCCGTCTCGCTTGGTGGCGGTAAGCAACGTTGCGCAGTGTGCTTCGTGTTGTCGTGCGGCACGGCGCTGACCGAACATCCAAGGCAATGCCGAATCGGCGCGAATGCTGCATCAGGTTGCCTGCATCATGCGCCAGATCCATGGCTCGCGCAGTGCAGATGCGTTCGCGACGGCCATGTGGGCGTCTGCTTCGGAATTGGGCCATCGTCCCGCGACGCTGTCGTTGGCGCGGCAGCTGATCCGCTCCGGCGCCTTTGGACGCATGCCGCAGCTGAGAAAGGTCGAGGCACGGTTTAAGCAGATGGTCTCGACAGGCAAGGACCCTGATGCGCTgaccgccgagggcgagttGCTCTTCGAGCAGGGTTCGTtcgacgctgccgtcacGACACTACGCCGGGCGCTCCGCTTGGCGACGGGCAGTTTCGAGTGGAAAGCCTACTGCCGACTGTGCCTCGGAAAGTCGCTGCTGAAGCTGGGGAAGCGGGAGGAAGCGTTGAAGGTGTTCGAGGCACTATCCGAGTCCGGCTTCGCCGAGGCTCACATGGAAATCGGCATGATGCTGCGGTCGGAAGACAGGGATAAGGCGACGCGGCATCTATACGCGGCGGCCTGCGGCGGCCGGCAGCACCTGTTCAGCCACCTGTCCGAGATGGCCTTGGAGGAGGCGGACGGGAGGTCTCCCGAGGACAGCCAACGGTGGGCCGTGGAGTGGTCTCGCTTGGCGGACCCGCGGGTAGATTACTGACCTCCATGTGCAACCCTCGCAGGCGCAGGCGCTGGCGCAggcccgtccgtccgtctctTCACCCGGACTCGGTGAATTACTTGCTAGCGTGACATTCTCTGCCCTGCTTTCCAAAGCTCAATCTCATTTGCTTCTTGGACCCATCCTGCGAGCTTGCCTCGGACGCATGTCGTTTGCCTCTCGTCGAGACCTCCCGATTTTTGCCTGCCCTCCCTTCCGCTCCACTCTCGGACTCCCCGGTGACATCGGCCATGTCTGGTGATGGAAAAAGGGACCGCcagctgccgtcgagcaccgccttgtcgtcgccgtggagTCCAATCTCGTACGCCTTCTTCATCGCCGACATGCACACGGCTTTCTGCTTCGCAAAATCAAACATGGGCTTCGGGTACGTGCCCGCTTCCCTACGCGTCAGCCCATCGCCGGTGATGCGAACGCCGGCCCTCCTCTGGTTCTGGATAGGCGCCGTCCACGGCTCGTATATGTATTTGGCCTCCAGATGCTTCAGTTCCGGCACCCAGCGGCGAACAAAGTCGCCGTTCTTGTCCCACGACTGACCAAACGCCGTCGGGCTGTAGCAGCGGTAGTATTGAGCGAAAAAGGCCGTGCAGGACAGCCATTGCCAGTTCCCCGCGTTGCACGCCGGCTCGTGGTCAAGGAGGAGCTCCTCAAAGACTTCGCAGCCGCGCTCCCAGTCGACGTAGCACCCGCCTCGAGTGAGGAAGCAGGCGACCgagtggcggccgaggtggtgaATCCAACCCTCCTGGCGGAGTTGTCGCATGAGGGCGTCGATCCAGGGGAAGCCCGTGACGCCTGCTTTCCATCGCCGAAACCAGGCGTCGGCTTGTTCCGAGTCGACGTGGTATTCGCCCGTGATCAGCCCGGTGTCCGGATCCCGCTTGGACGGCAGGTGCCAGGGAATGAAACGGCAGCACGGGTTCCTTGCCGTCTGCGCAAACACCGACCCGAGCGCGGCCTGGGCGGCAAAGTACATGTCCCGGAAGAGCAGCTGACCGGTGAGGCTggttggcggcgacgaggccttCCCGGGGTacgagtcgacgacgtcttGGACTCGCCAGTAGAATTCGCGGACGGAAAGGGCTCCAAAGTGGAGGaagggggagaggagggtcGTTGCCTGGGGCTCAAACTGGGCCGGGTTGGTCTTGGGCTTCTCGAACGTTGCCGTGTAGGTGTGGTTGTCAACGATGTCGCCGAGGCGCTTGAGCGCGATGCTCTCGCCTCCGCGatgcggcgtcgtcgccgaggggaACCCCAGCTCCTCCATGGTCTCGATGGCAAAGTCCCCTTTCGGACCGGCAATCTGGCCGTAGCCAGTGTCGCTCTCGGCTCTGCGGTCCGAGTTCAAGTCTGGCTGAACCACGGGCGGATCCTGCTCAAAGTCGAGGGTCATCTCCCCCGGGTCGGGAAGTCGACTGGGGGCTGGTATGGGACGCGGGATGCTGCCGACCTTGGCCCCCGCGGCCTGCAGCTGCGAGATGGACATTGTCGGTTTTCCATTGTTCCTGGCCACCACCTGGTCGCTGTCCCAGAGCGTTCTCCCCGACCGGACGATGACCTCGACGCCTGCCTCCTGCGCGGCACGCGTGACAACCTCGTCTCGCTCCCTGGCGTACGCGTCGGTGTCCTTTTCAAACACCAAATGGGTAACGTTCCAAGCCTTGAACAGCTTGGGAAGCAGCGTCTGGGGTGCCTCCCTGAGGACGAAGAGCTTGGACTTTGCATTGAGACGGGTGATGGCATGGGACAAGTCGTTTTGACAGTCCAGTCTACGGCGTCGTTCTTAGCAAGCATGCTGGGCCGAGgggtcctcgtcgttggaCGAGTCGGCACTCGAACGAGTATGGTCGGAGTCTCACAGGAACTGCCATCGATTGAGCCCGCCCCTGGCTCGGTAGACATAATGAGGGTCCCAGGTAAAAATGGGCCAGAGCGTGGCCGGATCCAGATCGAGGGCCGCTTGGAGGGCGGGGGAGTCGTGGAGCCGCAAATCAGTGCGGAACCAGTAGATGACACGAGGCTCTGACATTCTGCTCGGAATATTACTATTCGGAATCTGGAATGTGGAATGTGCAGGGACGGAGTGCCGATTTCCATCCTCCAGCTCCAAACGTTTTTGGGCTGTGCCAtctacggcggcggtgcagacggcggtgcaggcggcggtgctggcggCGTAGTGGCGGTCGATGATGCAAAATACCGCCTGCCAAGGTAACAATGTGTGGCGCCATCTACCCGTACTAAGACATGACAGGTAGGTATTCTAGGTACTTTGGACTGGGGGTACCAACGGAGCAATACCATTACaacacaagtacggagtactccgtaagtaacAGAGCACTCCGGACAgagagtaagtacatgtgcagcactgTGCATGTGATGTgaactgctccgtacggagtactgtacacctacttacacaTTCACCTTTGCGTGTGTGCGAGCATGTATGAAAAAGCATGTACgctgtaggtacggagcaagtacatgcagaagcatgcatacaagtacggagaacggagtacaggctTGTATGAACTTGCAagcatgtgcaagtactcgtgaCAATGTACCAGCCACGGTTCGGCGCagctgtacaggtacggaggGAGGAACATGTTCACCCGTCACGCCTGCCTGCGGCTCCCGCTTGCTTTTTCGAGGGAAGaaactagcaggaaggcgtGAATAGTACGAAAAGGTCGCGCCATCCGAAATTGCCTCTGCGTTTGTCGAGTAGAGCTCTGTAGACTCGTCAAGCCGTTGTCGAGCATCGATCGGATGTAAACAAACAGGGCATCCTCCCTTTGCCAGCAGCCGAGACCCAATACAGCGGCAGGATGAGCTGATGTAGGCGTGCACGccgtgcacgtacttgcagccacaaggaggcggcggatCTGCGACGCAATCTTGACCCCACGTGAACAATGAGCGTTGCCATCTCAATGAATTGTATCGAGGATAATCCAGGGACCTGTGTACTTTGACCTCGTACCGTGCCCGCCCCGAGAAGGCTGTCGCCTAGCCCGAGTCGCGACTCCCGTTGGTGGACGCGTCCAGTTTAAGCTTTCCGTTCTCGTATTTGCTCGAGTTTGTTGACCTTTGTTGCCAGAGTTGCGGATGAGACAGCCATACGGGCAGGTATACGAACCGAGGAGACTCGACTAGCACTCGGAAATGAAATCAATGCAGGAGGGACAGCAGCTACAGCGCACGTCAAGTGCCCAGGTGTGCCTACCTCCTCCTAGTTGGAAGCTTCATTGCCGAGATCTCGCCTATGCTCTCGCAGCACATGTTCAGATCCATCCGCCACGGCCGCAATTCATCCAGCTCGTTCTTCCCATTCCAAGAATAGCCTCCGACAAACCTTTCATCCGGTCACAGCAGAGTACCATCCGTGACCCATCTGGCAGCGTCCGGCCCGTTTCATTGGTACCCGGGAAAAGGCAAACAGCAGGTTCGCCGGGCAAACGCATAAATTTCTGCCCGCACGAGTCTCCGGCCGAGTCATTGGTCCCGCGCTGTTTGCCCATGTGGGACGAAGAAGCGATGGTTAAACCGTCTGGTACCCCGCCATGTTCGTAacaccatggcgacgacgacaacaaaCAACCACGGTGCGGAGTACGACTCGGGACGGATTTTCCGTCGACGCCCCTGGAAGTCGATGTCTCAGCCAAAGGAATGCTCGCGAGGGAAGACGGGAGCCCGGAGACATGGGCTCGATCCACGCCGTGGCAGCCCAAACGACGCCGGTTTCACATCATCGCGGGGCACTCTCAGCCGGTGTACGATATCAGttggtgtgcatgtgctataggtacatgcatgcacacaCGCAGTAGCGTCTGGACGCAAcatatgcatgtacttgcatgtgcttgGTAATacagcatgtacatgtagagaAGAAGTGCGACGGAAAGCCTGGACGACGGTTGGCAACGCCTTGGTCGGATTCGTTTCGTACCGAAATCTACAGCATCGCATGGCATGATGCCGCTGTGGCTGCGAGTGAGATATCCCACCGAGTCTAATGCGTAGCCAGTGCTGGCGTGCGTTGCGTTCACACGACGGTCTTGTTGATCTCATGCATATCTTGTACCTTGTAtaaggtgtaagtacttgcacgggtGCGGTACTTGAATGATGGCGCACGGATGCACCAGGAATCGGTGCTACTGTACATTCggggtactctgtactatAGGTAGCACTGATCAGTGATCTTGCTTGAGTCTGAACGGGCCCGCGCCGGCCAACGGGACAGGGATCCTTGGCTCTCTGACCCTGACAGGGTCCTGACGCAGGGAGGAGTCCGGATCCGACATGTCAAGGCCACCAAAGCGGACATGTCGCTTCGTTTGTGACAAGTACGAGTGCTGTACTGCAGATGTCCCGAGTGAATttcttgtgctccgtagacTGAACAGTACCcctaggtacaagtactcgcacgTGGTCCAATCCAACAGAAGTACACGTACTAGATTGTGGTGCTTGGGTACATTCTAGCCGGCGCACTCGCAGCCTTTGCATCGGGTACCTGCTACCAACGGTTATCCAACTGTACCACCATCGATTCCGACGGGAACAACGCTCGGCACACGGCAGACTGACAGCGCGACAGTTTTGCCATCGGCTGACCCCTCCGACGCGTCTCATTTTTCAACGATGTTTTTTCTTGGCTCCTGCGCGTCgcaagtgctccgtcctCTGCTGTCACATCGGTTGCTTCAAACATACGGTCAAGCATTCCCAGGTCCTGCACGCAGTCCGCAGTAAGCGGCACTGCATACGCGTACATCTCTATCTGCACACGGTGCAATCGTTCTCGTTCTcatgctcgtgctcgcaTTAAAATGAATAGAATGACATTTCCCTGATCAAGAGCTGTGATGCAAACCTTGTTTGATGACATGGGTCGGCTCTAGCGACTCGCCATCTGAATCCGATCAACAAATAGTGCATTCCATACATTCCAGCGCTCCCGCACGTCAGTGAGGAGCAGCATGTACTCGCTCTCGCACATACTTTCGGTACAGAGTATGCCTACAGGTACATCATacaggtacgagcacgagcaagtGCATGGGTTGGTACGGCACGATGCCTAATCgacccctcccctcccccccccccggccaATCGTGGAACCCTGCAGGTAATCTCTCGAAAGAGCACCACCCCGCTGAAACCCAGCATCACCCTCCCCCACAAGTTGATTCAGTCCACCATGACGGGTTCTCCGAACTACTCGTCCTGCGACCCGTCCTAGGTCCCAGGATACCCGCAGCAAAGGACCAGCCAAGCTCAGGCAGACAAACAAAGTCGACCACCTTCTGCTCGTACTAAAAAGGACGGACTCCATCTCCTCGGGGGGATCCACGCTCGTTCAACATCGGCAGCCCTCGTTCGAGGCCGACATTCTTTCTATCTACCTAGTATTCTGCCTCATGTTCGGTagggtgcaagtacatcttAATACAATCTCTTCCACCGTCAGTTGACGACAACATCCACGCCACTTGTCCGGGCGACAGCGCATTCATTCACTGCGATTCAGTCATACTAAATAAACAAGTCCCCTTCGCTCCCTTCGCTCCCTTTGCTCCCTTCGCAAATCGAAACGAAAGCCTCGCCGCTTGCTCTCGTCGAGCATTTTTTTTCTTCCAAGAAACCATCCTCAGTCATCGACAACCCGAATCTATCTCTTGGACAAGTCAGGCCGGAAGCATAGGCAAGTCACCTCGTCCACATCGCGAATCGCTTCGCCTGGCTCGACCGAAATCTTGCTTCACGGCCGGTGGGCTCGGCAGCCTCCGGCGCGAGGTCATGGCTCGCACGATCCTCGCCTTGGGCGGCACCGTTGCCGTGCTCGCCACCGCTACAGCCATCTGTCTACAGATTGTCGTCGCCGCACAGATCGAGACTCCGACCCTGAGGATAGCCACCATTGTGGCCGCCTCGCTTCACTTTGCCGTCCTGCTCATGCTCGGATGGCTCTCGGTGCTGCACATCTTGCTTCCCGGCAAAGTACCGTCAAGTCGACGGCTCAGCGTTGCCCTTGGATGCGAGCTCTTCATCTGCACCttagccgccgccggctcctgCGTTGCTCTGGCCTGTCTCGGCAGGTCGAAAGAAGATGATGCTGGCGCCGCGGCGCTTACCACCCTCCAAGGCAAGCTCTTTGCCGGCTTGTCAGCCACCCTGGCGCTTGCCTTTGTCTCTCAGCTCTTTTTCATCATCGCCCACTTTCTCTTCTCCCGAAACATTGCCCAAGGaagggcgccgtcgttgtCGGATGGAGAGGTGCCGCGGATGCCCAGGTTCCACGTCAAATCCATCCGGTACAGCCAGACCAACCCTACGAGCCGAATGCAGGAGATGAGCTCGGTCGAGAAGTTGGGCCCGATCCCGGCCACGAAGCCCATGTCAACGCATGGGTCCATTCACTCCTTCAAGTCGTCCGTCTCGCTGGCCATGCGGCCTAGTTCGTCCAAGGGCAAGCTGCTGGCGACAAGCAAGGGGCGACCGCCTTCGCTCGACTCGACTCCCGGCCGGACGAGCGCCGAGACTTCGTTCGACTCTTGGGATacgtcgtcggtcgacgTCCACAACCGGCAGGTGGTCCTGGAAATGTCGTCTCCGACGCAAAAGTCATGCAGCCTCGAGACCATCCCGGCCAGCCCATCCGGAAGCCGGAGTCAGAGTCCGGGAAGCGACCCGACGCTGGAGCGGCCTCCGACCCTACGGCGAAGCCGGAGCTACAGCGCGTCGACCATCAGGCAGTTGGAGGAGGCAGGTCTCAACCCCCGAGACTCCATAGACGAACGAAACATCCATCCACTATTTCGCTCCGACTCACCGACGCCACCGCTCGTGGTCACGCCAGGCACCAGCGTCGTGGCTTCGCCCATCGCAGGCCAAGTGATAACGCGGCGGGAAAGCATGCAATCGCTGCATCGCTCGCGCAGCGAAGTGACGCTGTCGGGGCCCAGCCCCTTGAGCCGCCAGACGAGCGTCGAAAGTAccaagcagaagcagcaaGGCGAGGCCCGAGCGGAAGGGGAGGCTCAACACGGGCGAAAGATGACGCCGCCCATCCCAGAGTGGCTGCTGAGCCCAAGCATGCAGGCGAGCATGGCCGCCTTTACCGGCAGCAAAGAGTCCAGAGGCGACGCAGAGATTGCGTCGTTACGCAGTGAGCTGTACATTACGACGTGACGCCTTTTTTTAATTGCCTGTAACGATATTGGACGTCTTCTTTGTCACTAGTAGCGCGGCAAGCGAAGCACATTGGAACATGTCCAGAGGAGTGGATGGGAACGGAAGCCTGGCATCTGTACATCAAAGGGAGGGGCAACTTTGCCAAAGAATCAGAAAAGTGTGCGATGCCATTATGGCATGAAATACAGTGCATCGAATACTCGGGGTAACCGGAATCTCATCAATGGCCCTGTGACGAAGTGATGGCGGTTGAGTGACGGCATGTGCTGGGAGTTGTTGCTGGGAGTTGTTGCTGGTGAGGAGCCCCGCCGCCgaacctactaggtacctacctagtacttaggcatgcatgcacgagcacgagagTACTAGGTGCATAGTAGTAAATGATGCCAGTGGTAGGAACAGGTGTTTCCACTACCTGAGGTTGCTGAACTATTTGTacggtgtacagtacaggtcAGGTAGTACTGTCGAGCTAGctggtgtacggagtattggaGGTTCCAACAACCGAACCATTCGGCCTACCTGCAGCACTAACTCTCCAGGTACGTCGTCCAAACGCAGGCCTGACGCCCCTGGAGTGCACGAGTCGGCACATGCGATCCAAAATGTACTGGCGCTGGTCGAGATCTTCTGCAGCTCTACCGCGGAAAGCTGGATGAGGACCCCTACCTACTATTCGTATTGAACTCGTAGGCAGCCGACGGGGCCGATTCAGTACGGTCGATGGCCAGGCCGGGTCGTGAGAATGATGCAAGGACGAAGCATGGGTTCTGAATACCACAGAGCTgattaggtacctactaggtactccgtacagtgcagtactcatgcaagtgcttgtagtACCACATACATACtaagttctccgtacctagtacctagtattagttcttagtacctaggtGTACTAGCGAGGTACCTAGCGGCACGGAGAACAAGTGTACAggttagtaagtacttgcccaagtgctgtacggagagttacttgcaggtactaTCACTACAGTAGGGAGCTGCTGGTGGCAAAATATCAAGGTACTAGGTTAGTGCTAGGCAGGTAttcaggtacagtacggtggtactctgtacattgCACTTGGCTTTGGTAGGTACATTGGTGGTTATGGCGAGACTAGAGAACCGGACCCCACCCCAGAGCCTGACTTGACGACCTTGTGTTCGTACTCCGTCCCACGCAAAGAAGTTCTGCCTTAACATCCATCTGGCTCGAGAACATAACTCGTCCTCATTTAcctccgccgtcgttgcgACCTGCTTCCTTCAGTGCCACCACTATCGATCCCGACGCGCCCGGAGCAAACGCCCTTCTTCCTACCACGGCAGTCCTTCCGCTGTCCCAACCTCCGCCACCATGAAGGTCACTTTCAGGGTACGTCGCGATCTTTACTGCGCTGCCTCGGTTGCCCCCAtgcccgacggccgcctgTCATTCGTGGCTGCGGGCTGCGCTTTCTGTGCCACGGCTGATTTGTCTTCCGTTGAAGGATCTGAAGCAGCAAAAGTTCaccctcgaggtcgagcccACTGACCTGGTatgtcccccccccccccccccctccctacTCCGCTCAACTCGGCTATAAGGCGAGCCATGCAGTTGCTTACGATCCGACATAGGTCTTCGCCGTCAAGGAAAAGATCGCGGGTGAGAGGGGATGGGATGCAAAGCACCAAAAGCTCATCTACTCCGGTAAGCCGATTCGCCACATGGAGTAGACGTACACATCGGCCGCTGACGGAGCGAACAGGCAAAATTCTCAAGGATGACGAGACAGTCGCTTCATACAACATCGAGGAGAAGGGCTTCGTTGTTTGCATGGTGAACAAGGTATCACCGCAAGATGTCCCTCCCGACATCGTTGCCGCATGCTAATACGATACCCCTCAGCCCAAAGAGAAGCCTGCTGCTCCAGCTCCCGCCGTCGAATCGTcggctgctcctcctccagccACCCCTGCTCAACCTGTCGCCAGCACGCCTGCCGCTCCTGCCGCTCCTTCTCATTCCACATCTACTCATGCCGCTGCGCCTGCCACGCCGACCCCTCAACGGGCGGCCGATGAACCCTCGGCTGGCGATTCGACCGGCTTGGCCATGGGTGCGGAGCgtgccgaggccatcgccaacATGGAAGCGATGGGGTTCGAGAGGAGCCAGATCGAAGCAGCCATGCGCGCTGCCTTTAACAACCCTGATCGTGCAGTTGAGTACCTGTTGACCGTACGCCGCCGCACGCACTACCGTTCGTTGACCTCGGCTGGACTGACGCACGCTCAAAGGGAATCCCAGACAACGTCCaacaggagcagcagcaacgacATGCCGCACCTGTTCACCCTCTCGCCTCGTCTACGAACACTGCTCCGGCTCAAGGTGACGAAGATGATGGAGGCGTGAACCTGTTTGATCTGGCAGCCCAGCAAGGTGGCACCGGGGCTTCCCGAAGCGGGGGtaatgccgccgccg encodes:
- a CDS encoding UV excision repair protein; this encodes MKVTFRDLKQQKFTLEVEPTDLVFAVKEKIAGERGWDAKHQKLIYSGKILKDDETVASYNIEEKGFVVCMVNKPKEKPAAPAPAVESSAAPPPATPAQPVASTPAAPAAPSHSTSTHAAAPATPTPQRAADEPSAGDSTGLAMGAERAEAIANMEAMGFERSQIEAAMRAAFNNPDRAVEYLLTGIPDNVQQEQQQRHAAPVHPLASSTNTAPAQGDEDDGGVNLFDLAAQQGGTGASRSGGNAAAAAAAAAAASQGGDLGNLDFLRHNAQFQQLRQVVQQQPQMLEPILQQLGAGNPQLAQLIASNPDQFLQLLGENADDDVPLPPGAQAISVTEEERDAIERLVRLGFGRDQAIQAYFACDKNEELAANFLFEQPEDDDPPTN